The following proteins are co-located in the Triticum aestivum cultivar Chinese Spring chromosome 1A, IWGSC CS RefSeq v2.1, whole genome shotgun sequence genome:
- the LOC123186407 gene encoding uncharacterized protein, with protein MEFLFLDEEDWAEMEADKEKEAERRRREEEEKARRTEENRRRREAHDAVMDSIIQHDPKVGRDVYTRFFLRDFSVFDINEESSVPPMRYTDSIYQDEFGLEDSANILSVSIVSSDVGFPVNVYGRVIARDSIDYKCIYLFHRNRDDCQHLNKDGMLILTGPYRGLVLVDFIYLEIDLKIREEGVPDRPFSKGLISIDGRVLSREKDVMVRSETLESWLSTTEVRFTTVLDAVECTFEIKLIEGLFKGNITVGIADKARKLDNEQTIVIHDSTADGVVTSDESGVIKLRRSVITICLERNVMFCINNEAAGVCPERTFDFTPRRTGVDEEEITCGAGKFGFRIVWSLMDFRL; from the exons ATGGAGTTTCTCTTCCTTGACGAGGAggactgggcggagatggaggcggataaggagaaggaggcggagaggcgccggcgggaggaagaggagaaggcgcGGAGGACGGAGGAGAACCGGCGGAGACGCGAGGCACACGATGCGGTCATGGACTCCATCATCCAGCACGATCCCAAGGTGGGGCGCGACGTCTACACCCGATTCTTTCTCAGAGATTTCTCCGTCTTTGACATCAACGAAGAGT CGTCTGTCCCTCCAATGCGATACACCGATAGTATCTACCAAGATGAATTTGGGCTAGAAGACTCTGCAAACATCCTCTCTGTCAGCATAGTCTCCTCAGATGTAGGCTTCCCAGTCAATGTCTATGGCCGTGTCATTGCCAGAGACAGCATTGACTACAAGTGCATTTATCTCTTTCACCGCAATAGAGATGATTGCCAGCATCTCAACAAG GATGGAATGCTGATTTTAACTGGCCCATATCGAGGTCTAGTGCTGGTTGATTTCATCTATCTAGAGATAGATCTTAAAATAAGGGAAGAAGGAGTTCCAGACAGGCCATTTAGCAAGGGTCTAATAAGCATTGATGGCCGAGTACTGTCTAGAGAGAAAGACGTCATGGTTAGAAGTGAAACACTTGAGAGCTGGCTCAGCACTACGGAAGTGAGATTCACAACTGTCCTGGATGCAGTCGAGTGCACCTTTGAAATCAAGCTCATTGAGGGGCTTTTTAAAGGAAATATAACAGTTGGCATCGCGGATAAAGCTCGCAAGCTGGACAATGAACAAACGATTGTGATTCATGATAGCACAGCAGATGGCGTGGTTACAAGTGATGAAAGTGGAGTTATCAAACTCCGGCGAAGTGTCATTACTATCTGTCTGGAAAGAAATGTGATGTTTTGCATAAATAATGAGGCTGCTGGTGTTTGTCCTGAACGAACCTTTGATTTCACTCCACGCCGCACTGGTGTAGATGAAGAGGAAATTACGTGTGGTGCTGGGAAGTTCGGATTCAGGATTGTCTGGTCCTTGATGGACTTTAGGCTGTAA